Below is a window of Myxococcaceae bacterium JPH2 DNA.
GGGCTGGCCATGTCGCCGCCCGTTGACGCCTCGATTGCCGCCACCGCCGACCGCCGCAAGCGCTTCCTCCTCCTCGCGGGGCTCTGGGTGGCCATCGCGGGAGTGCTCATCGCCCTGCGCTCCGTGGTGATGCCCTTCGCGGGCGCGGCGCTCATCGCGTACCTGGTGCAGCCGCTGGTCGCGCGGCTCACCCAGCGCAAGGTGGCCGGGCGAGCGATTCCCCGCTGGGGCGCCCTGCTGCTCATCTACGCGGGGTTCTTCCTCGGCGTGTACCTCTTCTTCGTCGCGCTGGTGCCGCAGCTCTACCGCGAGCTGGCCCGCGTCAGTCGCGAGGCGGCGGCCTTCGCCAACACGCTCACGCCCGAGCACGTCCAGGAGCTGGCCCAGCACGGCGAGACGTGGCTGGCGGACCACGGAATCCCCGTGGCGCTCTCCAACCGCGCGCTGGAGGGCGAGGACGGCCCGGGCGGCGCGGGGCACTTCAGCCTGGCGTTGGACCTGGAGAAGCTGCTCGGGGACACGGTGGCGCGAGGCTCCTCTCTGGTGAAGGAGAACCTGGGTGACATCGTCAACGTGTCACGCCGCATCGTCACGTCGGTGCTGGCCAGCGTCTTCATGCTGTTCTTCATCTTGATGGTGGCCGCGTTCTTCTCCATCGACGCCCAGGCCATCCGCCGCTACTTCGGCACGCTCGTCCCTCCGGAGCTGCTCCCGGACGCGAGGCTGCTGGTGGATCGCATCGACCGCTCGCTGTCGGGCGTGGTGCGCGGCCAGCTCACCATCTGCATGGTCAATGGCGGGCTCACCTTCGTGGGCCTGCTGTTGTTCGGGGTGAAGTTCGCCTTCCTGCTCGCGACGGTGGCGACGTTCCTCAGCCTCATCCCCATCTTCGGGACCATCCTGAGCTCCGTGCCCATCGTGCTCATCGCGCTGGCGGATGGCTTCCAGAAGGGCGTGGCCATCCTGCTGTGGATTGTCGGCATCCACGCGCTGGAGGCGTACTTCCTCAACCCCAAGATCATGGGCGAGGCCGCGCGCATCCACCCCGTCATCGTCGCCTTCTCCCTCATCGCGGGAGAGCAGCTCTACGGGCTGATGGGGGCCCTCTTCGCCGTGCCGAGCGCCGCCATCCTCGTGGCCTGCTTCGACTACGCGCGCATCAAGGCGCAGCCCCCGGTGGTGGAGGCCGTGCCGCCTTCGCCCATCGCGGAGAAGTCCTCCTCCGCGGCGTGAGGCGCGGCCCGCGTCACTGGCACGCGGCGGCGCAGCGCGCGTTGCGACAGGTGGGGATGCAGCGACCGCAGTCGATGCTGTTGGCCGGACAGCTCCCCGTGCACGAAACCCCGCCGCAGCTGGGCCCGTCCAGGCGGTGCGTGACGGCCGTGCCCTCGCCGCAGCAGGCATTCGCCACGCAGTCCGAGTCCACGTAGCAGGCCCGCTGCGAGAGCACCGGGGGCAAGTCTTCCCCGGGCAGGTCCTCGACGCCCACGTCACAGCCGGAGAACGCCACCCCGAACACCAGGGTGGCGAGACGCACGACTGCGGAACGGCGCATGCGGACCCTCGTCGTCGCTAACGGTTCATCGAGCCGAGGAACTCCGCGTTCGCAGCCGTGGGACGCATGTGCTTGAGCACGAACTCCATGGCGTCGATGGGCGTGAACGGGTGGAGCACCTGGCGAAGCGCAGTGATGCGCACGAGGTCGCCCGGAGACAAGAGGAGCTCCTCCTTGCGCGTACCGGACTTGTTGATGTCGAGCGTGGGGAAGATGCGCTTCTCCATCAGCTTCCGGTCCAGGACGATTTCGGAGTTACCCGTGCCCTTGAACTCCTCGAAGATGACCTCGTCCATGCGGCTGCCGGTGTCGATGAGCGCCGTGCCGATGATGGTGAGGCTGCCGCCCTCTTCGATGTTGCGCGCGGCGCCGAAGAAGCGCTTCGGCTTGTGGAGCGCGTTGGCGTCCACGCCGCCGGAGAGAATCTTTCCGGACGCGGGAACCACCGTGTTGTAGGCGCGCGCCAGACGGGTGATGGAGTCCAGCAGGATGCACACGTCGTACTTCTGCTCGACCAGGCGCTTCGCCTTGTCGATGACCATCTCCGCCACCTGGACGTGACGCGTGGCGGGCTCGTCGAAGGTGGACGAGACCACCTCGCCGCGCACGCTGCGCTCCATGTCCGTCACTTCCTCCGGGCGCTCGTCCACGAGCAGCACGATGAGGTAGACGTCCGGGTGGTTGCGGCTGATGGCGTGCGCGATGTTCTGCAGCAGCACCGTCTTGCCCGCCTTCGGCGGCGCCACGATGAGGCAGCGCTGGCCCAGCCCGATGGGGCAGAACATGTCGATGATGCGCGTGGTCATCTCCCCCGCCTCATGCTCCAGCTTGAGCTTGCGCGTGGGGTAGAGCGGCGTGAGGTTGTCGAACAGGATGCGCTCGCGCGCCGCGTCCGA
It encodes the following:
- a CDS encoding AI-2E family transporter codes for the protein MSPPVDASIAATADRRKRFLLLAGLWVAIAGVLIALRSVVMPFAGAALIAYLVQPLVARLTQRKVAGRAIPRWGALLLIYAGFFLGVYLFFVALVPQLYRELARVSREAAAFANTLTPEHVQELAQHGETWLADHGIPVALSNRALEGEDGPGGAGHFSLALDLEKLLGDTVARGSSLVKENLGDIVNVSRRIVTSVLASVFMLFFILMVAAFFSIDAQAIRRYFGTLVPPELLPDARLLVDRIDRSLSGVVRGQLTICMVNGGLTFVGLLLFGVKFAFLLATVATFLSLIPIFGTILSSVPIVLIALADGFQKGVAILLWIVGIHALEAYFLNPKIMGEAARIHPVIVAFSLIAGEQLYGLMGALFAVPSAAILVACFDYARIKAQPPVVEAVPPSPIAEKSSSAA
- the rho gene encoding transcription termination factor Rho, which encodes MPKARSPREKVTGPELVSVEADEKPRRKRAAKSAERYEAPEKPSRTRRAPARRDEAGEEASAEPPRPVLTPMTPVSRPVRDDDLQEVRSTEDGEELAATLPPAPESPEAPAITEVTRDGAPMQVIKLNDLKRMKITDLAKMAHDVGIEGYQGLKKQDLIFALLGGIADKRYEVHAEGVLELLSDGFGFLRSSDSDYQPSPDDIYVSPSQVRRFNLRPGDTVTGPIRQPREGERFFALQKVDKVNFADPMSDAARERILFDNLTPLYPTRKLKLEHEAGEMTTRIIDMFCPIGLGQRCLIVAPPKAGKTVLLQNIAHAISRNHPDVYLIVLLVDERPEEVTDMERSVRGEVVSSTFDEPATRHVQVAEMVIDKAKRLVEQKYDVCILLDSITRLARAYNTVVPASGKILSGGVDANALHKPKRFFGAARNIEEGGSLTIIGTALIDTGSRMDEVIFEEFKGTGNSEIVLDRKLMEKRIFPTLDINKSGTRKEELLLSPGDLVRITALRQVLHPFTPIDAMEFVLKHMRPTAANAEFLGSMNR